ACTTAGATAATCGAATCTAGAACTCATACCTAGCtgcacatgatttttttttcttcgaAACCCCTTAGAAATTCGAAGGGCAGTGCACGAAAAATCAAATCGTACCTGTTTATCAAAAGAACATTTTTGAACTTGAGATCTTGACTTAACATGGTGTAATCTCATCAATTCCTAATGAATTGGGCATCATAACCACCACAAACAAGAAGCTATTTCATGCCCTAGTGCTTGCcaattactccctccattctcaaataagtgtcgttttagataattgtttttgttcttttttaagtgtcgttttcgtttttcaataaaatttagtatagttttttggtctaagcatttaaattttgtcttgatttatgtgttttttaagctttcaaagtttcttctccaatcattataggagagagaatttttatttagttaatccatgtaaatttattaatttaagtgcatattaattgtatttcttaatttgtgtgaaaattctaaaacgacacttatttgagaatggagggagtatttcatttaatgatcttaaaagttaaaattgaaTTGTCTGCATTTGAAGATAAGGCATTGACAACTGATTTTTGTGAGTAAATAAgtaagagcatacatacaattCTTTGATTGGTTTAAAGCTATTGTCGCCTTGCAGGATCAATAGGCATGACTCAGAAATAGTGTGGTTTTAACTCGTAATCTTGAGTGTCTTTGTCTCTCGTTATGATGCTTGATTAGCTGCTAAGAAATCAGCATGGTCTTTCATTTTGCTGATACGGCTGGAACTTATTATTGGCTGTTCAGTATTTGCGAAATATCATCCTATGCTGACATGTAGTTGCGCTATAATTGATACTTTAGCACAATTATATCATGTAATTTGTCATTATCttaaattttgaaataattaTATGCAAGTCCCAtgttaagaaaagtttatagtAGATAATAAGAAATTACTACTTCACATCCATAACTTGCACAGCTGATTAAAAAGTTGAAGTTGCGAGTTTCAGAGGATTTGTGTGTTTTTGTGTAAGGTATTGTCTAAGAATAACATAATAAGTACACATTTCATCTTACTTTGCCAATATAGCCCGTCCACTAAACCAACAAATTTGGGTTTATGCTATATGGATGATTATTTCTCTTACTTATTTTTCGTAGATTTTAACAATCCTTCATATCTTTCTCTATTGACTTGTCACTGGTTAAGCCTAAATATGTGTTGGGTTTTTGACAACCTTTAACAGGGAAATCTACCACTGCCCTTACTGTAACCTCTGCAGATTAGGGAGGGGGTTAGGCATTGACTACTTTCATTGTATGAATTGCAACGCATGCATGTCACGGTCTCTTAGGGTTCACACATGCAGAGAGAAATGCCTGGAAGAAAATTGCCCAATTTGCCATGAGTACATATTTACATCAAGTGCCCCAGTAAAATCCCTTCCTTGTGGTCATCTGATGCACTCAGCATGTTTTCAGGTATTCACCTTCATCGATTCTGATGCTCTTCAGGaaattttatttcatattttatcCAGTTTTTCACAGTCCTTTTGATACTGCTGCCAGGATTACACATGTACTCACTATATATGCCCTATCTGTAGCAAGTCACTTGGAGATATGCAGGTCAGTTATCTAGGAATTTTCATCCACCTGTTTCTCAACAGTTTAGTTATACTAAGCTCATTCGTGTATATCATAAAGCTGTTTATTTTTTGAAGTTAACTGATTGTGATTTAAGTTGGGAAAATTGCATAAAAGCACCTTGTGATTCAAGGCTTTTCAGAGTGAGACTTGTGATTTAGTTCGTGAATAACACTGCCCTGTTGTACCCTTCAGATAATGACAAATTGTTAAAACCGTTAATAGCTAATGATGTGACTGGTTGACACGACACTAAGTTATCCTGCCACATGAACATTCAGTAACAGTTTTCATATTAGATTTGGACCCTGGTGTATGGAATTTTCTAAAAAGTAACATAGTGAACGTTAGGGAACATTTATCTCCTCCTACAATCTCGGGGTTTTCTTGGTGTATGAAATTGCAAATATTATGAATGCTCTTGTTCAGATGTTTACGTTCTATTCTCCTGCAAGTTTGAtttgatttattgtttgatATTGTGGAAAAGTTTTCTAGTTTTGTAAGAATGTTTTTCAGGTGTATTTTAAGATGTTGGACACATTATTGGCTGAAGTGAAAATGCCAGATGAATATTGCGGCAAAACTCAGGTTCATGAAGCTCTTGCGCTAATCTTTCTTTTATGATCTACAAAACCTATATCTATTTTTATTAACAGTTAAAGATATTGCAGGCCATACTATGTAATGATTGTGAGAAGAGAGGAGCTGCTGCTTTCCATTGGCATTATCACAAATGTCCATACTGTGGCTCTTACAACACCAGGCTCCTGTGAAAAACTATAAGCCAGTAAATATTCTTTCCTTCAGATGCTTGTGTCTTGAAATATGACAGTGTACATATTCATTGTTCTATCTCGTGCATTGCAAAATCAAGATCTTCTTGTTTTGTTTGTATCCTTAATTTATTCTTGATGTCTTCTTTCTCTATCTAAGAATTTCTTCGAAAATTCGAAAACTTTTCTTGAATGGACCATTTTGGATTGGATTGTGTTGTAACTATTATTCTATCAAGATGATGCCCACAATATGTGGTTTTCTTAGTTTTCTTCGAATTACTGTCATGCATGCCAGAACACAGCAAAAGGCTGTAAAATACTCCTGGTTTATTCTTTTAATCTAATTGTGGGTGTATTAAAAACTTTGGAAAATGTGAAGAACTGTTTGACTTTACATATGAACTCTATACTGAAAATTAGAACTAGCTATCTAAATTAGATTTAGATGCTGAAAGAAGATGTGAATAGAAGACAAGATTATGGATGGAATGTCGAAAACTTGCAGTAACATTAAAACACTAGGaataattatatgtataaaaaCACTAAATAGCTTACCAAAATTGCCGGACTAGTGGAGTAGTTTTGGTATAAACTCTTCTGCCCTTTTTCTCTTCATTTGCATTCTATACTTTTGTGGTAGTTTGATAGATATATGACGAATATATCTCACTAACTCCTCTACTGAATACGTTCTAGTTCTAACCTAACAATTGGACCAAAATCAGCAAAATTTGATCAATGCTATtgagaaaaaacaaaatgaattATAGAAATAGCAGAATTCTACAGTAGGATAAgaacaaaaaaggaaaaatatatGAGTCCAAAACTGTGGGGTTTACTCTATAATCAATGTAAATGTAGGAATGAAAAATAATCCGTGATGCGAAacggaaaaataataataaaagaattgaaATCACAGTACTTTTATCCAGCTGAAGGCACTATATCTAGGTAGCAGAAAGAAGTGTTGATTCATCAATTGACACTAGTAAGACTGAAGCAGGAAGCAGCATTCTTCAGTTCATTCTCAGCTACATGCTCAATTGATTGTGTTGTGTCCTTGAGTGATTCTTCTAGGCTGAGAACAGAAAACAATCATCAGCAAAACAAACCATTAAACTAACAACCTAAACAccggaataaaaaaaaaaaaaaatacctcgACTTGTATCCCTCTTTAGAATCAATGTATGATTGTCCTCATCATAAATTTGAGCAATTTGTTGGATAGGTAGAGGCTGACAGTGAATTGAATTGGTATTATCATTATTACTATTACTAGTATTAGTATGAGTAGGAGCAGTAGCATAGGGATGATGAACCCATAAACAATCCTTAGaatctaaagaagaagaagcattAGTGATATTAGAGTTGGAGGAATGGTGGTGTGAAACAGGCAAAGCATTCGAAATAGCAAAAAGATCAAACGGATTATTAGTCGGAGGAGCCATTCCGAGGTTTAATTGAGAAGCAACATCATCAGCCAAAGAAGAGATCTGGTGCTGGTGCTGGTGCTGGTGCTGGTGTTGCCTGTACATATGAAGGTGAGTATTAACAGCATGTAGCTCTTCTTGAGTCTGTCTAATCTGCAACTGCAATTGATTGATGACACCCAAACAGCCGTGTACCGGATATCTATCACGAATATAAGCTTGATAAATAATAGAACGCATAgcttcttgtttttgagtggcATCAAGTTTTTCCAGTATCTTATTAATGTTCCTTACCCCAAATAATTTATGTGCATTCTGAAACATCTTTGTTTGATCAGGTGGAAAATAAGGTGCCAATGGACACTCTGTTGAACACTTCCTTCTTTGGTATTTGCACGCAGCACATGCTTGGCTGCTGCCACCCTTCAAGGTCATATCTCAAACATCAAAATCTTAGGAGAAAAACAAgcaattatttaataattttcttcttcttcttgtttatTAAGGAGatgataattaaattaaaaattgtagaaaaagagagaaaagaagtgTGGAGATTGTTCAAAACTGAAATGGGTTAAGGTAAAACATTTTCAGGTGTGATATCAGCGGATTTGATGGGCATCAAGATAGACCAAGTAAAACAGGAATTTACTatgctacttttttttttaatttaactgCACTCAAATAATTAAACCTTATGTTATGTATTTTCAtgttatcattttattacttttttaatGAATTGTATTTGATTTAAATGGTGACAAGTGGGGAACAAATAGAATAAATGTAGCATAGGAAAACAGTGAACAGAGAAACCGAAATTATTGGGAGATGAACTGAAGTATTTATACGACCGTTAGGTACAAATGTCAATAGTTTAGCAGTCTCCTATTTTTAGGGTCAAATCCATCTAGTTTTGGTTCTTCcacctttctctttttcttatttcaatttaatttttttccggCTGCATTCAATCTACTAGTAATCTTCTGCAActttataggtgttttaaatTCTATTATatattagggttaattacaaataactacctgtggtttggccgatttgcgatgtggtacctgtggtattttttttttgcaaacacaaccctatggttgcaaaattttacatgtttttttttactttgccaaatttggccaatAACGATttcgaaataaaaaaattcaagagctaaataatattttaagcaactttaattcttcaactttttaggtttaaggtcatttaggtgttgttttttatgagagagaaagataatgtttagagaaagaaaactccgaaaatgatgattttgaaaaattaagaatatggttccatagtaaatatgataccaaacaagtttaattcttgaaaatttttatttcaaagtcgttatcggccaaatttggcaaagtaaaaaaaacatgtaaaattttgcaaccataggattgtgtttgcaaaaaaaaaaaaaaataccacaggtaccataTCGCAAATTGaccaaaccacagggtagttatttgtaattaaccctatatATTATTTCTACTTGTacatttttaacataaatacactagtatttagtttttttcttttttctctttctaaTAACAAGTGATGacttacaaaaacaaatattTTAGTAAGGGATAAGGTGTACAAATACCTTAATATTTACAACTAGAGGCTATTTTACTCTTAAGGTCTAAAAGTATACAATTTTACCGCTAACGTTagcaaattggatcaatttcaaacataattataaaatacagatattgtGTGAtgtaataatagaattggaaattaatatttttaaattcggcgaaatattgatttttttatccaaattgTTCAaataccatatatatatacacacacacataaTTCATGTCTaattatatgtttatgatctgttaaaatgatgcacatgtaaAGTGTGAATGATAAGATTCACGGCCGAGAAGGTAGTTTGATGaagtatttttttaaattgaccCAAAGGATAAAATTGTATTTGGCTGCCAActttagaaatattatttcaaacgttagggtaaaattgctcttgactataAACATTGAGAGTATTTTTACATGTTATCATTGTTAATAATATAAGGCACTATATTTTATTTCCCAGATTCAGATGGCCTTAAACAGTTGTTGAATTTTCGTTTTCTTATCCTAAatcttaattatatttaaaattcaacTAACAATAGTTCAATATATTCAATTTGAATATGAGTCCGGATAATTGATGTATGAAAGCAAAAACAAATTTTTGGAAAACTGAAATGAACAGTTGAACTAACATCTTAGATAACATAAATCTTTCATAACAAGTAGAGCTCCATTAATAACTCTGTTATTTATACCAATTGTTTTGAATTTGAACATTGAACCagatataatatatttattagaGGTGATAATTATTGGTTCTGTATGGAACTAATTTACATTTCAATTACAACATCAGGAAACATTTATCTCCTCCTCCTACGATCTCGgggttttttcatttttctgttgTATGAAATTGCAAACATTATTATATGAAGGCTCTTGTTCAGATGTTCCAGAAAATAATCATCAGCAAAACAAACAGTgagacataaaaataaaaaaagaattaataCCTTGACTCATAACCCTCTTTAGAATCAATATAGGATTGTGTGTCCTTGAGTGATTCTAGTATTAGTATTAGTATGAGTAGTAGCAGTAGCATAGAGATGATGAACCCATAAACAATCCTCAGaatctaaagaagaagaagaagcattgGTGATATTAGAGTTGGAGGAATGGTGCTGTGAAACAGGCAATGCATTCGAAATAGCGAAAAGATCAAACGTCGGAGGAGCCATTCCGAGATGCTGATGGTGCTCTTCTTGAGTCTGTCTGATCTGCAATTGCAATTGGTTGATGACACCCAAACAGCCGTGTACCGGATATCTATCACGAATATAAGCTTGATAAATAATAGAACGCAtagcttctttttttttttgagtggCATCAAGTTTTTTCAGCATCTTAATGATATTCTTTACCCCAAATAATTTATGTGCATTATGAAACATCTTTGTCTGATCAGGTGGAAAATAAGGTGCCAAAGGACACTCTGTTGAACACTTTCTTCTTTGGTATTTACACGCAGCACATGCTTGGCTGCTGCTACCCTTCAGGGTCATATCTCAAACATCAAAAATCTTAGGAGAAAAACAagcaattattttattttcttcttcttaagGAGatgataattatattaaaaattgtagaaaaagagagaaaagattgTTCAAAACTGAAATGGGTCAAGGTAAAACATTTTCAGGTGTGATATCAGCGGATTTGATGGGCATCAAGATAGACCAAGTAAAACATGAATTTACCATTTTATTTAACTGCACTCAAATAATTAAACCTTATGTCAtgttatcattttattacttttttaatGAATTATATTTGATTTAAATGGTGAAAAGTGGGGAACAAATAGAATAAATGCAGCATAGGAAAACAGTGAACAGAGAAACCGAAATTGTTGGGAGATCAAGTGAAGTATTTAGCAGTCTCCTATTTTTAGGGTCAAATCCATCTAGTTTTGGTTCTTCCACCTTTCTTCTTTTCTTacttcaaattatttttttccGCCTGCCTTTCTCACTCTTTTCTGCAACTTTGTAggtgtttataaattaataatgttagaactataaaattttattaatttataaaaatattaattaatcaaataaattaataaatattaatttataatgtTGAAACAAGTCAGAAGAAATAAAGCAATTATAACATCAATCGCTCTTTACAAtcttttgttacaatttgacaaaGGTACACTAGAACTTTTGATTGCACTGAGAATAGTTAGAAATGAAATTCAGctagatttaaattttaataaaaaataaagtactATAAAGttatattttgctaaattatcctatATATGTACTTGACATGTGTATttaagaaattattaatttatagagataataaaacaatatatttataaagggttgtaccaaaaaattattatcttattaatttattaaaatt
The DNA window shown above is from Euphorbia lathyris chromosome 1, ddEupLath1.1, whole genome shotgun sequence and carries:
- the LOC136231618 gene encoding LOW QUALITY PROTEIN: LOB domain-containing protein 27 (The sequence of the model RefSeq protein was modified relative to this genomic sequence to represent the inferred CDS: inserted 1 base in 1 codon) is translated as MTLKGGSSQACAACKYQRRKCSTECPLAPYFPPDQTKMFQNAHKLFGVRNINKILEKLDATQKQEAMRSIIYQAYIRDRYPVHGCLGVINQLQLQIRQTQEELHAVNTHLHMYRQHQHQHQHQHQISSLADDVASQLNLGMAPPTNNPFDLFAISNALPVSHHHSSNSNITNASSSLDSKDCLWVHHPYATAPTHTNTSNSNNDNTNSIHCQPLPIQQIAQIYDEXQSYIDSKEGYKSSLEESLKDTTQSIEHVAENELKNAASCFSLTSVN